The Sulfolobus sp. A20 genomic interval TACTTTCAATCTGAATGGTTGTGACGTAAATACTGATAATATAAGCTTTAACGTCCCATATAGTTCTAAGCTTTACCTTATTCCAATTAAATATACCATATCAAATACAATAAAGCAAATCTCATTAATTTTTAATAACATTCAATTTAATCTGGTCAATAATGGAAACCCCCAGAATGAAACTTTCCAGTTAGCAATTACTAGAAACTACTATAATTTGAATGTAAGCTATTTAACCTCTAATAAGGACTATTATGCCAGTATCCTTCTAATGGCTGTTATAAATATAAAAGGAGTAAATTACGTTTATTTCTGGAATATTACAATCAATTCAATCACAATGGCTCATCCACATTATGAAAGCGTGACAGAATATCAACTGGATTTGAACGAAATAATTAACATTCTAAATACTTTGCAAGCTGGGTAACGGAGTAAGTACTCCCCCATTAAGTTTATCCTTCTCTATCGCCTCAGCTATCTTTTCTAGCATATCCACCTTATAATCGTTAATTTCTCTAAATTTACTCATGAAGATCTTTGGAATGAAGGGAATTACGACTTTTAGGTCAAAGTTTAGCTTACTAATTTTTGAAGTTATACTTTCTATGTCCTCTGGATAAGGAGGAACCATGTTTACTACTAATATTCTCTTCTTAGATTCCCCTCTTCCAGCTACCATTAATAAACTATCTAATGAACTTACATCGCTAACGTATATAGTTATGTCAGTCTTTAAAATCTCGTTACAACCCTTCTCTGGATAAATTGGGCAATCAACTACTATGTAACTATAATCGTTGTTTCCCTCGAAAGCATCAATATAAGAGGAGTTATATAAATCGATAGATGTTACTTTTAAGTTCTGCTTATTCTTAAGAAACTTTTCATATAACTTTACTAAGTAACTAGAATATTTTAGGAAGTCTGAGTCAACTAACATTACCTTATATTTATTGCTAAAGAAAATTGATAAATATGTCGAGATAGTAGACTTGCCTACTCCACCTTTAATACCGGTAACAGAAATTGTTGTCATCTTTATTCCCCATACATCATCCTTTCCTCATTCTTAACAATTTCTGCTTCCTCTATGCTTTTAGCTAAAGTTAACTTTATTCCATCATCTATGTTTAAATACTTTATCTCTCCATCCTTGTTGATATAAGCGACGTATTTCTTCCCAAACACGACTGTCTCCGTTGAAGGAAAGAAGACGTTAAGTCTTTCATCATTGCCAATCATCACTTTACCCACTTGTAGGACTCTATCATTAGTTAAAGCATATTTAACACCAAACCTATCAAAATAATTCGTCAAGGCATTAATTACACCTTTTTCATAAACGTCGTTCACTATTCTCTCTAATAAGGTCAGCCTACCAACTGGTAACCATGATGCTCTGGTTATTGAGTTTAATATAGAAATTATTATCGATACTATCATTAAGTAAAAGGGAAAGGTGAAAGATTCTTCAGAAGGGAAGAATATGTAAAAAGCACCGTTTGGAGTTGGTAGGACAGAATAACCGTGAAATGATAAATATCTCTGTTGAAATATCAAAGAGTTTATAATCATCGCTAAGCCTAAAAGTGAGGCAAGAGTTGAGGAATAAAGAGAGTACTTACTAGATCTCCATACTAGAGGAATTATGAAAGATGTAATAAGAAATACTAAGGCTGATAAGGTTAATGGAGATATTAATGTAAACGACCTATTAAAGAAAAATATTTCAAAACCCAGAGGCGTAAGATACTGTGAGTAATTTATACTTTTTAAATACCAAATGGGAAAGAATACCCAACTCAATAACCCTATAACAATGATAATAGAATAGATAATCACTTCAGCCCTTGCCTTCATTTGCCTATATTTAATTTGCCTATTTTTTTAAAATTTTTCTTCTAATAGTGTTATTTAGACTCGTCAATGCACTTTGTATCACTCATGACGTGTATAACTAAACTTTCGCTAATGTCATCCTCTTATAAAATTATACTAATTATTAAATTATTGAAATCTTCAACTCAAGAGAATAACTCTATCTTATAAAGCTGGAAACTAGCGTTTTGAGGCTGCGAGAAGTACTCTTGAATGTTTAATACTCCACTAATATAATATGCGTAACCTGGCTGTATTTGTTTTTCATATACTACACCGCCTTCTTTCATGAGGTTTACGGTTAAGTTAATGCAATGCGTTCCTACGGGTAGACTCAAGTTAAGATCAACTAAATTTATACCAGCTACTGTCTCAGATAGATTAGCGTTTGTGATACTTAGGCTACGTATGCATAATAGTGTTATGTTAACTGGGTTGAAGATATAAAGTGTGATATTAGCAGTAGAGTTGTTGTATACGAATTTAACTACTTTTATGTCGAAATAAATTTGAATAGGTACCGTTGAGGAAAAGGTTATGTAAATAGTGTTTCCCTTCATTATACCTTTTAAAACACCCTCGATTGAAACAAGCGAGAATGAAGATAAAGAATAAGTTATTGGAAAAGATACGTTAAAAGTATCGTTATATGTAGGTGTAACGTTAGTGTATTGGCCAGTGTTAACAATTTTTACATACCCACCAGTTATATTTATCGGATAGGTCTCGTTTTGAATTTTAATTGTTACGTATAATTTACCATCGCTAGTGTAAGCTCCTAAGATATTAGCATAAGGCGGATAAAAAGTTCCATATTTAACTGTAAATCTCTTCGCATAAAACGTTGAAAATAAGGCTAATATTAACATGATTACAATTAGGATTACGAAGACCTTGGTATTATCCATTATTCAAAACTAAATTAGATTCTTATTTAAGCTTAATTCTTTATCTCTATGTACAGACAACTTAGTTTCACATAAATCAACATTGTTTGTGTAGCTTTCATTCTCATAGAAGTATATATGTAAAGATTGAGCAAATATATGTCATTTCATTTAAGAATAATATGAGGTTATAGCTTATAGTTTTACTTTATTTTCCTTTAATAATCGTGAAGACTGAATATTAAATCCTATGAAATAGTTAGATATTGTATTATGTTAATCTTCCTTTAATGATAGTTATAATGATAAATCAAGATTCATCGGAATTATATAAAACGATCTAGGTTAAGAATCACGTTTTTTCATAGCTGTTTTTTCAAAAATCTTAAATATAGAAGAGAATTTTGGAGTATAACAATGCTAAGCCCTAGATTTAAGAAGTATTTAATACCCCTTATTGTAATCTTAGCAATATTGCCAGTAGTCACAGCAGATGTAATATACTACTATCAAGGGCAAATCAATGTTTATGCAACT includes:
- a CDS encoding AAA family ATPase; amino-acid sequence: MTTISVTGIKGGVGKSTISTYLSIFFSNKYKVMLVDSDFLKYSSYLVKLYEKFLKNKQNLKVTSIDLYNSSYIDAFEGNNDYSYIVVDCPIYPEKGCNEILKTDITIYVSDVSSLDSLLMVAGRGESKKRILVVNMVPPYPEDIESITSKISKLNFDLKVVIPFIPKIFMSKFREINDYKVDMLEKIAEAIEKDKLNGGVLTPLPSLQSI